The Sinomicrobium kalidii genome contains a region encoding:
- a CDS encoding DUF5686 and carboxypeptidase-like regulatory domain-containing protein, whose product MKKPLLLFFIFLIPFVCFSQEILSGVVRDQKTGAPLPFANIITDNGKGAITDADGKFEIDNREGEIHDLTFSYIGYHRKTVQVNPEKAFYSVGLEETPEKLQEVIVTGGENPALGIIKKAMRKRPDNDPEEALNSFKFHAYNKLVVTANPDSINGTVDSLFKENNGKKEFVKLDSTNYELKKQLSRSHLYISEKVSEYVYNQQKGRRETILATKMAGFKEPVYELIALQMQSFSFYQNSYTIFGTNYPNPIGKRGPGTYRYRILDTVPNSRNQRPAYMIYYYPRENGKTAGMEGVLYIDTESYALQKAVAQLKAVIDISASQTFEYFPAENLWFPLSKQVKIVRGENDNGIAILGSSYTGPEEKNKDSSDITSSRQDVSKLMHFISREENFDISLNTPVEIKGRGIALQITDSAHRQSEDFWRTYRKEPLTSRGKETYVVVDSIAQANKVERKVNLARKLLKGYYPLKYVDLDLRYLLKYNNYEGFRLGIGAITNTDFSSKYRLKGYSVYGTKDKKIKFGIGAAARLAKMTNTWVGASYMDDLIETGSSEFINEARSFSLFEPRLFNITMLHKTRKTSAYMEHDITAKIGAKLQFSQSNIAPTYDYRFVNNGTSYHDFKLSEVTLALQWNPFSRYMQTRHGKATMKNNYPNLTFQVTRSFRNLLESDFDFTKIDFRAMHQIKHPNRSSTSFLVKGGLAYGDIPVTHLYHASPNQPDGDAILQRFSVAGRDSFETMYFNEFFSDRYAMFQLKHHFNRFRLIGKIRPEMVLISRFAIGSVTHTEKHIGLDFKSLNKGYLESGFELNKIFKGFGLSAMYRYGPYRLPHFDDNISFKFTYYLSLGF is encoded by the coding sequence ATGAAAAAGCCGCTACTCCTCTTTTTTATTTTTCTGATCCCTTTCGTATGCTTTTCACAGGAAATCCTTTCCGGTGTGGTTCGGGATCAAAAGACCGGGGCTCCCCTTCCTTTTGCCAATATCATCACAGACAACGGAAAGGGTGCCATTACCGATGCGGACGGAAAGTTTGAAATTGACAACCGGGAAGGGGAAATACATGACCTTACTTTCTCCTACATAGGATATCACAGGAAAACGGTACAGGTAAACCCTGAAAAAGCCTTCTACTCCGTTGGCCTTGAGGAGACTCCTGAAAAACTCCAGGAAGTGATTGTCACCGGCGGTGAAAATCCGGCTCTTGGCATCATAAAAAAAGCCATGAGGAAGCGGCCCGACAACGATCCTGAAGAGGCCCTGAACAGCTTTAAATTCCATGCCTATAACAAACTGGTGGTTACGGCCAACCCGGATTCCATAAACGGTACGGTAGATTCGCTTTTCAAAGAAAACAACGGCAAAAAGGAATTCGTAAAACTGGACTCCACCAACTACGAACTGAAAAAACAGTTGTCCCGATCCCACCTTTACATTTCAGAAAAGGTGTCCGAATACGTTTACAACCAACAAAAAGGGAGAAGAGAGACCATCCTTGCTACAAAGATGGCGGGGTTTAAGGAACCTGTTTACGAATTGATCGCCTTGCAGATGCAATCATTTTCCTTTTATCAGAACAGCTATACCATTTTCGGCACCAATTACCCCAACCCCATCGGAAAACGCGGCCCCGGCACTTACCGTTACCGTATACTGGACACCGTGCCCAACAGCCGTAACCAAAGACCGGCCTACATGATCTATTATTACCCGAGGGAAAACGGAAAAACCGCCGGTATGGAAGGAGTACTCTACATAGATACCGAATCTTATGCACTACAAAAGGCCGTTGCCCAGCTAAAAGCCGTTATCGACATCAGTGCTTCCCAGACGTTTGAATATTTTCCGGCCGAAAACCTGTGGTTCCCATTATCCAAACAGGTCAAGATCGTCCGTGGTGAAAATGACAACGGCATTGCGATACTCGGCAGTTCCTATACCGGACCGGAAGAAAAAAACAAGGATTCTTCAGACATAACAAGTTCACGCCAGGATGTGTCCAAACTCATGCATTTCATAAGCCGGGAAGAGAACTTCGACATTTCCCTCAATACCCCCGTAGAAATCAAAGGACGGGGCATAGCCCTGCAAATTACCGATAGTGCCCATCGGCAGAGTGAAGATTTCTGGCGCACTTACCGCAAAGAGCCCCTGACTTCACGCGGAAAAGAAACCTATGTTGTGGTAGACAGTATTGCCCAAGCCAATAAGGTGGAACGGAAGGTAAATCTCGCCCGGAAGCTATTAAAAGGCTATTATCCCCTGAAATACGTGGATCTGGACCTTCGCTACCTGTTGAAATACAATAATTACGAAGGGTTTCGCCTGGGGATAGGCGCCATAACCAATACCGACTTTTCCTCAAAATACAGGCTAAAGGGATATAGTGTTTACGGCACCAAGGATAAAAAGATAAAATTTGGTATAGGTGCTGCGGCACGCCTGGCAAAAATGACCAATACCTGGGTAGGCGCCTCGTATATGGACGACCTCATCGAAACGGGGAGCTCCGAATTCATTAACGAAGCGAGAAGCTTTTCCCTGTTCGAACCCCGGTTATTCAATATTACCATGCTGCACAAAACCCGTAAGACCAGTGCCTATATGGAGCACGACATCACGGCAAAGATCGGGGCCAAATTGCAATTCAGCCAGAGCAATATTGCACCTACATACGATTATCGCTTCGTCAATAACGGCACATCCTACCACGATTTCAAACTTTCCGAGGTTACCCTTGCACTGCAATGGAACCCGTTCAGCCGTTATATGCAAACCAGGCACGGCAAAGCTACGATGAAGAACAATTACCCCAACCTCACCTTCCAGGTCACCAGAAGCTTCAGAAACCTGCTCGAAAGTGATTTTGATTTTACGAAAATCGATTTCCGCGCCATGCACCAGATCAAACATCCTAACCGCAGCAGTACCAGCTTCCTGGTCAAGGGAGGTCTTGCTTATGGCGACATCCCCGTTACACATCTCTATCACGCCTCTCCCAACCAACCCGACGGAGATGCTATCCTGCAGCGATTTTCCGTTGCCGGAAGGGACAGTTTCGAAACCATGTATTTCAACGAATTTTTCTCGGACCGCTACGCCATGTTCCAGCTAAAACACCATTTCAACCGATTCAGGCTTATTGGAAAAATAAGGCCGGAAATGGTTCTCATCTCCCGTTTTGCCATAGGAAGCGTTACCCATACCGAAAAACACATCGGCCTGGATTTCAAATCCCTGAACAAGGGCTACCTGGAAAGCGGATTCGAACTCAACAAGATATTCAAGGGATTTGGCCTCAGCGCCATGTATCGCTACGGGCCTTATCGTTTACCCCATTTTGACGATAACATATCCTTCAAATTTACTTACTACCTGAGCCTCGGGTTTTGA
- a CDS encoding efflux RND transporter permease subunit — MVAWISKGFWERVARIILRNRILILLIITGITVFLAVQWKNMRFTYTEANLLPDHHPVNVEYNKFLETFGEEGNLIVIGVQDSALFNPHNFNLWNKLSKQLNAFPEVDLVVSTDNLKELAKNTEKEEFELKPFLDHEPESRAAIDTLKKHLFHELPFYESLLFNKETQTIRTAVYIDKEIVNTPVRKDFIFNDFIPLVEKFESNTGLKVHVSGMPYIRTLNSQNIIDEIGGFILAALGVTSLIFFFFFRSFRATLIAMVVVIIGVMWAFGILGLLHYEITVLTALIPPLIIVIGIPNCIFLINKYQQEVKKHGNQAKSLQRVISKVGNATLMTNTTTAIGFASFIVTESKLLKEFGIVASINILAIFILSLLIIPVIYSFMSLPKKRHLKHLNKRWIGGFVKWMENTVRHKRIEIYVCSLILLVASIIGIYQMKISGSIIEDMPKDTEFFKDIRFFEKEFDGIMPLEIMIDTKRKNGVMKLSTLRRMEELEELIAETPGLSKPISVVNLVKYSKQAYYNGNPAYYQLPSNQENHFILSYAKKSSGNVDLLKSFVDSTGQIARITTFMKDIGTDRMEKIQGQLQTKISKVFPEERYNVSMTGKALVFLKGTKYLVKNLVISLSLAILLIAIFMAYMFRSFKMIIISLVPNLFPLIITAGVMGFLGIPIKPSTILVFSIAFGISVDDTIHFLAKYRQELVSNGWKIRRSVFAALRETGVSMFYTSIVLFFGFSVFMTSSFGGTVALGGLVSTTLLFAMLANLLLLPSLLLSLEKSIANKQVLKEPNFDVLTDKDK; from the coding sequence ATGGTTGCTTGGATCAGTAAAGGCTTTTGGGAAAGGGTCGCCCGAATAATTCTCCGGAACAGAATCTTAATACTCCTCATCATTACAGGTATTACGGTTTTTCTGGCCGTACAGTGGAAAAACATGCGGTTTACCTATACCGAGGCTAACCTGCTCCCCGATCACCACCCGGTAAATGTAGAGTACAATAAATTCCTGGAAACTTTCGGAGAGGAAGGCAACCTCATCGTTATTGGTGTTCAGGACTCTGCTTTGTTTAATCCGCATAATTTTAACCTGTGGAACAAACTAAGCAAACAGCTCAATGCTTTTCCGGAAGTGGACCTTGTCGTTTCTACTGACAATCTCAAGGAATTGGCAAAAAACACGGAAAAGGAGGAATTTGAACTCAAACCCTTTCTGGACCACGAACCCGAATCGAGAGCAGCAATAGACACTCTTAAAAAACACCTCTTTCACGAGCTTCCTTTTTACGAAAGCCTGCTCTTCAACAAAGAGACCCAGACCATCCGTACGGCAGTATATATTGACAAGGAAATTGTTAACACCCCGGTACGGAAGGATTTTATTTTCAACGATTTTATCCCGCTTGTCGAAAAATTTGAAAGCAATACCGGGCTCAAGGTCCACGTGTCGGGCATGCCGTACATCAGGACACTGAATTCCCAGAACATCATTGACGAGATCGGCGGATTTATTCTGGCCGCGCTGGGAGTGACCTCGCTGATCTTCTTTTTCTTTTTCCGTTCGTTCAGAGCCACACTTATCGCCATGGTGGTCGTAATTATCGGGGTGATGTGGGCCTTCGGTATACTGGGATTGCTACACTATGAAATCACTGTACTTACGGCCCTTATCCCTCCGTTGATCATTGTCATAGGAATCCCGAACTGTATTTTCCTTATCAATAAATACCAGCAGGAGGTCAAAAAGCACGGCAACCAGGCCAAATCGCTCCAACGGGTAATTTCCAAGGTCGGCAACGCCACCTTAATGACGAATACCACAACCGCCATAGGATTCGCTTCTTTTATTGTTACCGAAAGCAAACTGCTGAAGGAGTTCGGGATCGTGGCCTCTATCAATATCCTGGCCATCTTTATCCTGTCCCTGTTGATCATCCCCGTCATATACAGTTTTATGTCACTTCCGAAGAAGAGACACTTAAAACACCTGAACAAGCGCTGGATCGGGGGATTTGTAAAATGGATGGAAAACACGGTCAGGCACAAGCGGATAGAAATCTACGTATGTTCACTCATCCTTCTTGTAGCCAGTATTATCGGTATATACCAGATGAAAATCTCCGGAAGTATCATTGAGGACATGCCCAAGGACACTGAATTCTTTAAGGACATCCGCTTTTTCGAAAAGGAATTTGACGGTATCATGCCGCTGGAAATCATGATCGATACCAAGAGGAAAAACGGAGTAATGAAACTATCCACACTCCGGAGAATGGAGGAACTGGAAGAACTTATCGCGGAAACCCCCGGACTTTCCAAGCCCATATCGGTCGTCAACCTTGTCAAATATTCCAAACAGGCTTATTACAACGGAAACCCTGCATATTACCAACTGCCTTCCAACCAGGAAAATCATTTTATCCTTTCTTATGCCAAAAAGTCTTCCGGTAATGTTGACCTGTTAAAGAGTTTTGTAGATTCTACCGGACAGATTGCACGTATTACCACGTTTATGAAGGATATAGGAACCGACCGGATGGAAAAAATCCAGGGCCAGTTACAAACTAAGATCAGCAAGGTATTCCCGGAAGAACGCTACAACGTCAGTATGACAGGAAAAGCCCTGGTATTCCTTAAAGGCACCAAATACCTGGTTAAAAACCTGGTGATTTCCCTGTCGCTGGCCATATTGCTCATTGCCATATTCATGGCTTATATGTTCCGGTCCTTTAAAATGATCATTATATCACTCGTGCCCAATCTGTTCCCGTTGATCATTACTGCAGGAGTTATGGGCTTTCTGGGTATTCCCATCAAACCTTCCACCATTCTGGTCTTCAGTATTGCATTTGGTATATCGGTGGACGACACCATTCATTTCCTGGCCAAATACCGGCAGGAACTGGTTAGCAACGGCTGGAAAATACGACGGTCCGTTTTTGCCGCACTGCGGGAAACCGGGGTAAGCATGTTCTATACCTCCATTGTCCTGTTTTTCGGTTTCTCCGTTTTTATGACCTCCAGTTTCGGGGGAACGGTGGCCCTCGGCGGATTGGTTTCCACAACCTTGCTGTTTGCCATGCTGGCCAACCTTCTTCTGTTACCATCATTATTATTATCACTTGAAAAAAGTATTGCCAACAAACAGGTGCTCAAGGAACCCAATTTTGACGTTTTAACGGATAAAGACAAATAA
- the asnS gene encoding asparagine--tRNA ligase: MKVYSVKDLLVKDLLLQEVNVKGWVRTFRSNRFIALNDGSTIHNIQCVVDFEDTPEDVLKRITTGAALHIRGTLVESSGKGQTVEIQVKQLDVLGDSHPDEYPIQPKKHSLEFLREKAHLRTRTNTFGAVMRVRSALSFAVHRYFQHNGFNYVNTPIITGSDAEGAGEMFRVTALDAKNPPLNDDGSVNYKEDFFGKETNLTVSGQLEAEAYAMSLGKVYTFGPTFRAENSNTSRHLAEFWMIEPEVAFMDLDGNMDLAEDFIKYVVRYILEHCKDDLEFLEKRLLDEEKTKPKNERSDMALTEKLHFVLDNNFKRVSYTEAIDILKNCKPNKKKKFQYIIEEWGADLQSEHERYLVEKHFKCPVILFDYPAKIKAFYMRLNDDGKTVRAMDILFPGIGEIVGGSQREERYDVLLEKVKAMGIDEKELWWYLDLRKYGTAIHSGFGLGFERLVLFATGMTNIRDVIPFPRTPQSAEF; this comes from the coding sequence ATGAAGGTGTACAGTGTAAAAGACCTGCTTGTTAAAGATCTGTTGTTACAGGAAGTAAATGTCAAGGGATGGGTAAGGACATTCCGCAGCAACCGTTTTATAGCGCTCAACGACGGTTCCACCATACACAATATCCAGTGTGTCGTGGATTTTGAAGATACCCCGGAAGATGTCCTGAAACGTATCACCACAGGGGCAGCCCTGCACATCAGAGGTACTCTTGTAGAGAGCTCCGGAAAAGGACAAACAGTAGAAATACAGGTAAAACAGTTGGATGTACTGGGCGACTCTCATCCTGATGAGTACCCCATCCAACCCAAAAAACACTCTTTGGAATTTCTCCGGGAAAAAGCCCATTTGCGTACCCGTACCAATACCTTCGGTGCCGTTATGCGGGTGCGTTCCGCCCTGTCGTTTGCGGTACACCGGTACTTTCAGCATAACGGGTTTAACTACGTCAATACGCCTATCATTACAGGTAGTGATGCCGAGGGAGCAGGAGAAATGTTTCGCGTAACCGCACTCGATGCCAAAAACCCTCCGTTAAATGACGATGGCAGTGTAAATTACAAAGAAGATTTTTTCGGCAAGGAAACCAACCTGACGGTATCCGGACAACTGGAGGCCGAGGCCTACGCCATGTCTCTCGGTAAGGTTTATACCTTCGGGCCTACCTTCAGGGCGGAGAACTCCAATACTTCGCGACACCTGGCCGAATTCTGGATGATCGAACCCGAAGTGGCCTTCATGGACCTTGACGGTAATATGGACTTGGCCGAAGACTTTATAAAATACGTCGTTCGCTACATTCTTGAACATTGCAAGGACGACCTGGAATTCCTGGAAAAACGTCTTCTGGACGAGGAAAAGACCAAGCCCAAGAACGAAAGAAGCGACATGGCGCTTACCGAAAAGCTTCATTTTGTTCTGGACAACAATTTTAAAAGGGTCAGCTATACCGAGGCCATTGATATCCTCAAAAACTGCAAGCCCAACAAAAAGAAAAAGTTCCAGTATATCATTGAGGAATGGGGTGCCGACCTGCAAAGTGAACACGAACGTTATCTGGTGGAAAAACACTTTAAATGTCCTGTGATCCTGTTTGATTATCCGGCCAAGATAAAAGCATTTTACATGCGGCTGAACGACGACGGCAAAACAGTAAGGGCCATGGATATCCTGTTTCCCGGCATCGGCGAGATCGTAGGCGGATCGCAACGGGAAGAACGGTATGATGTACTGCTCGAAAAAGTAAAGGCCATGGGCATTGATGAAAAGGAGCTCTGGTGGTACCTCGACCTTCGAAAATACGGTACCGCGATACACAGCGGCTTCGGGCTCGGCTTTGAAAGACTTGTTCTCTTTGCCACCGGAATGACCAATATACGGGATGTGATCCCTTTTCCGAGGACACCACAGAGTGCAGAATTCTAA
- the rpoN gene encoding RNA polymerase factor sigma-54, with protein sequence MLKQQLQFKLSQKLSPQQIQLMKLIQLPTQAFEQRLKQEIEENPALESGKEEDMSAYEDDVNDTFEDDYDNEKIEAEDINVDEYLSDDEIPDYRLQANNYSADDEEKTVPYAAGTSFHQHLVNQLNTYSLNDNQRDIAEFLVGSVDETGYIRRSIEDITDDLAFTQNVFTDEGAIEEVLRIVQQLDPAGVAARNLKECLLIQLKRKTPIPGVKLAMDILERSFDQFTKKHYKKLLQRHHISEDELKDAVHEIEKLNPKPGSSYSGNNRIVEHVVPDFTIRITDGELELSLNGRNAPQLHVSKEYSNMLQGYKDSREKSRSQKDAVQFIKQKLDAAKWFIDAIKQRQETLFVTMNAIMHYQSEYFMTGDERKLKPMILKDIADSIGMDVSTVSRVANSKYVDTPYGTKLIKDFFSESMKNEQGEDVSTREIKKILENIIEEEDKKTPLTDDKLAILLKEKGYPIARRTIAKYREQLDIPVARLRKQI encoded by the coding sequence ATGCTGAAACAACAGTTACAGTTCAAATTATCGCAAAAGCTATCGCCTCAGCAAATCCAGTTAATGAAGCTGATACAACTGCCTACCCAGGCCTTTGAGCAGCGTCTGAAACAGGAGATAGAGGAAAATCCCGCATTGGAAAGCGGTAAGGAAGAGGACATGTCTGCTTATGAGGATGATGTCAACGATACTTTTGAAGATGACTATGACAACGAAAAGATAGAGGCAGAGGACATCAATGTGGATGAATACCTCAGTGATGACGAAATACCGGATTACAGGCTGCAAGCCAACAATTACAGTGCGGATGACGAGGAAAAAACCGTACCCTATGCAGCGGGAACTTCTTTTCACCAACATCTGGTAAACCAGCTGAATACATATAGTTTAAATGATAACCAGAGGGACATCGCGGAATTCCTCGTAGGCAGTGTTGATGAAACCGGTTATATAAGGCGCTCCATAGAAGACATCACGGACGACCTGGCCTTTACACAAAATGTCTTTACGGACGAAGGTGCAATAGAAGAGGTACTCAGGATTGTTCAACAACTGGACCCGGCAGGGGTTGCCGCCAGAAACCTGAAAGAATGCCTGCTCATTCAGCTCAAGCGAAAAACACCCATACCGGGCGTTAAGCTGGCCATGGATATACTGGAAAGGTCTTTTGACCAGTTTACCAAGAAACATTATAAAAAACTGCTGCAACGACATCACATCTCTGAAGACGAACTCAAAGATGCCGTGCACGAAATAGAAAAACTGAACCCCAAGCCCGGTAGTTCATATTCGGGCAATAACCGTATCGTAGAACACGTTGTTCCCGATTTTACCATCCGTATTACAGACGGAGAGCTGGAATTGTCCCTGAACGGAAGGAATGCACCACAACTGCACGTTTCCAAGGAATACAGCAATATGTTACAGGGCTATAAGGATTCCAGGGAAAAATCCAGGTCACAAAAAGATGCCGTACAGTTCATCAAACAAAAACTCGATGCGGCCAAATGGTTTATCGACGCTATAAAACAACGTCAGGAGACCTTATTTGTTACCATGAATGCCATTATGCACTACCAGTCGGAATATTTCATGACCGGGGATGAGCGGAAACTAAAACCCATGATTCTCAAGGACATTGCAGACAGTATAGGGATGGATGTATCCACGGTGTCCAGGGTGGCCAACAGTAAGTATGTAGACACCCCCTACGGCACCAAACTCATCAAGGATTTCTTTTCCGAGTCCATGAAAAACGAACAGGGAGAGGATGTTTCTACCCGGGAAATAAAAAAAATACTGGAGAACATTATTGAAGAAGAGGATAAAAAAACTCCGCTGACAGACGACAAACTGGCAATACTCCTCAAGGAAAAAGGTTATCCCATTGCCCGACGGACCATTGCCAAATACCGTGAACAGCTGGACATACCCGTAGCACGATTGCGAAAGCAGATATAA
- a CDS encoding porin family protein, whose protein sequence is MKARLCVLFVILFLYCLNVFSQENTPVDTVAVEGMEADDKYKEDQIYIGVTYNILLNRPSDVKQNNLSRGIQLGIIKDMPLNKRRNIAFGVGLGYAYNVHFHNLQFLEGNGGISYRVIPDSVDYRRNKIDTHILEMPIEFRWRTSTAESYKFWRVYTGIKLGYVFANRYKYISDDKTKFTNDDISRFQAGLQVSVGYNTWNFYAYYGLRKLFEGGAVTERGESLDMSSLKVGIIFYAL, encoded by the coding sequence ATGAAAGCCCGCTTGTGTGTACTGTTTGTGATATTGTTCCTCTATTGCCTGAATGTGTTTTCACAGGAGAATACACCAGTGGATACGGTGGCTGTTGAAGGCATGGAAGCGGATGACAAGTATAAAGAAGACCAGATATATATCGGGGTCACCTATAATATTTTGCTGAACAGACCTTCCGATGTAAAACAAAACAACCTGTCGAGGGGGATACAACTCGGGATCATCAAGGACATGCCCCTGAACAAAAGGAGGAACATTGCCTTTGGTGTCGGACTGGGGTATGCGTATAACGTACATTTTCACAACCTGCAGTTCCTGGAAGGGAACGGAGGGATAAGCTATCGCGTAATCCCCGATTCTGTCGATTACAGGCGGAATAAGATTGACACCCACATCCTGGAGATGCCTATAGAGTTTCGCTGGCGTACGTCGACTGCAGAAAGCTATAAGTTCTGGCGTGTGTATACGGGGATCAAGCTGGGGTACGTCTTTGCAAATCGCTATAAGTACATTAGTGATGATAAAACAAAGTTTACGAATGATGATATTTCAAGGTTTCAGGCGGGATTGCAGGTGAGTGTAGGCTATAATACCTGGAACTTTTATGCCTATTATGGTCTCAGAAAACTCTTTGAAGGCGGTGCTGTTACGGAGCGTGGAGAAAGCCTGGATATGAGTTCCCTTAAGGTGGGTATCATCTTTTACGCGTTGTGA
- a CDS encoding ExbD/TolR family protein encodes MAKFTKKKSGELPAVSTASLPDIVFMLLFFFMTVTVMKDNSLMVDNVLPIADQVQKLDKKDRVVYIYAGKPHPRYQSKYGTEARIQLNDKFANVDEVAPYILAEKAKMRQELQPLMTTALKVDKETNMGLISDIKQELRKVNALKVNYTTKEGDALRNME; translated from the coding sequence ATGGCTAAATTCACAAAAAAGAAAAGTGGCGAATTGCCAGCTGTCTCCACAGCTTCCCTGCCGGATATCGTGTTTATGTTGCTGTTTTTCTTTATGACTGTAACGGTAATGAAAGACAACTCCCTGATGGTAGATAATGTTCTGCCTATTGCCGACCAGGTGCAAAAACTGGACAAAAAGGACAGGGTGGTCTATATCTATGCCGGGAAACCACATCCCAGGTATCAGTCGAAATACGGTACAGAAGCCAGGATTCAGTTAAACGATAAATTTGCAAATGTGGATGAGGTGGCACCTTATATCCTTGCGGAAAAGGCTAAGATGCGCCAGGAATTGCAACCCTTGATGACTACAGCACTGAAAGTGGATAAGGAAACCAATATGGGACTTATATCCGACATTAAACAGGAGCTGAGAAAAGTGAACGCTTTAAAAGTGAACTACACTACCAAGGAAGGAGATGCACTGAGGAATATGGAATAA
- a CDS encoding ExbD/TolR family protein produces MARRGIPEVNAGSMADIAFLLLIFFLVTTTIETDSGLDRKLPPDEPPEDDVIIKERNLLQVLINKNDQLMVDEEVTELKDLRRVAMDFLDNGAGVNDKGETCDYCQGAKDPESSVHPEKAIISLVNDRETKYSTYIAVQNELVAAYNQLRNREARRLYEMDFTEMQDLYRDPKTPEDDKEKLKPKVERIQQMYPQLLSEAEPKKN; encoded by the coding sequence ATGGCGAGAAGAGGAATACCGGAAGTAAATGCCGGCTCAATGGCGGACATCGCCTTCCTGCTCCTTATCTTCTTTTTGGTGACGACAACCATTGAGACAGATTCGGGACTGGATCGTAAGTTGCCGCCGGACGAACCGCCGGAAGATGATGTTATAATCAAGGAACGAAACCTGTTACAGGTGCTGATTAACAAGAACGATCAACTGATGGTTGATGAAGAGGTCACCGAGTTGAAAGACCTTCGCAGAGTAGCGATGGATTTCCTGGACAACGGTGCCGGGGTTAACGATAAAGGAGAAACCTGCGATTATTGTCAGGGTGCCAAAGACCCGGAATCGTCTGTTCACCCGGAAAAGGCCATAATCTCACTTGTAAACGACAGGGAAACCAAATACTCCACGTATATAGCGGTGCAAAATGAGTTGGTAGCTGCGTACAACCAGCTGCGAAACCGTGAAGCACGACGCTTGTACGAGATGGACTTTACGGAAATGCAGGATCTTTACCGCGATCCTAAGACTCCGGAGGACGATAAGGAGAAGCTAAAACCCAAAGTGGAGCGAATCCAACAGATGTATCCGCAGTTGTTATCAGAAGCGGAACCAAAGAAAAATTAA
- a CDS encoding MotA/TolQ/ExbB proton channel family protein, whose translation MKRLFSILAVAGLMAFSATTAEAKDLAPVVSENVSEIVAPADDAAAFVQDDAAAAEEESSSRPFHQVLKEYFIKGGAGFMGIVLLCLILGLAVAIERIIFLNLSTTNTRKLTSKVEDALSSGGVEAAKEVCRNTKGPVASIFYQGLERADEGTEAAEKAVVSYGGVQMGQLEKNVSWVSLFIAVAPMLGFMGTVIGMIQAFDKISAAGGLDASLIAADIQVALLTTVFGLIVAIILQIFYNYIIAKIDSIVNDMEEASISLIDLLAAHKK comes from the coding sequence ATGAAAAGATTATTCTCTATTCTGGCTGTTGCCGGATTGATGGCTTTTAGTGCAACGACGGCAGAGGCGAAGGACCTCGCTCCTGTTGTGTCTGAAAATGTTTCGGAAATTGTTGCTCCTGCAGATGATGCTGCTGCTTTTGTTCAAGACGATGCTGCCGCTGCCGAGGAGGAAAGTAGTAGCAGGCCTTTTCACCAGGTGTTGAAAGAGTACTTTATCAAAGGTGGTGCAGGATTTATGGGCATCGTATTGCTGTGTTTGATACTCGGGCTGGCAGTAGCTATAGAAAGGATCATCTTCCTTAATCTTTCCACTACAAACACAAGAAAACTTACTTCTAAAGTTGAAGATGCCTTGTCATCCGGAGGAGTAGAAGCGGCTAAAGAAGTGTGCAGAAACACTAAAGGCCCCGTTGCTTCCATCTTTTATCAGGGGCTGGAAAGAGCCGATGAAGGTACGGAAGCCGCCGAAAAAGCAGTTGTTTCCTACGGAGGTGTACAAATGGGACAGCTGGAAAAGAATGTATCGTGGGTTTCTCTGTTTATCGCTGTTGCGCCCATGCTCGGGTTTATGGGTACGGTAATCGGTATGATTCAGGCCTTTGATAAGATTAGTGCAGCAGGTGGTTTGGATGCCTCTTTGATCGCTGCAGATATACAGGTGGCGTTATTGACTACCGTATTCGGTCTTATCGTGGCGATTATCCTGCAAATCTTCTACAACTATATCATTGCAAAGATCGATAGTATAGTGAACGACATGGAAGAAGCTTCTATCTCTCTGATAGATTTGTTGGCGGCCCATAAAAAGTAA